A single genomic interval of Cucumis sativus cultivar 9930 chromosome 5, Cucumber_9930_V3, whole genome shotgun sequence harbors:
- the LOC101206329 gene encoding uncharacterized protein LOC101206329, with protein sequence MAALSSSSSPSSFFFSTSSPHPKPTRFSTLVRMAYQENAPSLAVVGVTGAVGQEFLSVLSDRDFPYRSIKMLASKRSAGKHVRFHGEDHVVEELTADSFDGVDIALFSAGGSISKHFGPLAVHKGTIVVDNSSAFRMDGNVPLVIPEVNPEAMKGIKVGNGKGALIANPNCSTIICLMAVTPLHRHAKVLRMVVSTYQAASGAGAAAMEELVQQTREVLEGKPPTCNIFRDQYAFNLFSHNASVLSNGYNEEEMKLVKETRKIWSDANVKVTATCIRVPVMRAHAESINLQFENPLDENTAREILKNAPGVVIIDDRKANQFPTPLKVSNKDDIAVGRIRQDVSLDGNKGLDIFICGDQIRKGAALNAVQIAELLL encoded by the exons ATGGCGGCtctatcatcttcttcttccccatcctccttcttcttctccacttcTTCTCCTCACCCTAAACCAACCCGCTTCTCCACACTTGTTCGCATGGCCTATCAGGAGAACGCTCCTTCTCTCGCCGTCGTTGGCGTCACCGGCGCCGTCGGCCAAGAATTCCTCTCCGTCCTTTCCGATCGCGATTTTCCTTATCGCTCCATCAAGATGCTGGCCTCCAAGCGTTCTGCTGGAAAGCACGTTCGTTTCCATGGCGAAGACCATGTTGTCGAGGAGCTCACCGCGGACAGCTTCGATGGTGTGGACATTGCTCTCTTTAGCGCTGGAGGATCCATTAGCAAACACTTTGGACCGCTTGCTGTTCACAAGGGGACTATTGTTGTTGATAATAGCTCTGCGTTTCGGATGGATGGGAATGTGCCTCTTGTTATTCCGGAGGTTAATCCTGAAGCTATGAAAGGGATTAAGGTTGGAAATGGCAAGGGCGCTTTGATTGCTAATCCTAATTGCTCAACTATCATCTGTTTGATGGCTGTTACTCCTCTGCATCGTCACGCTAAG GTGTTACGTATGGTTGTTAGTACATATCAAGCAGCTAGTGGTGCTGGTGCTGCAGCAATGGAAGAGCTTGTGCAACAAACTCGTGAG GTTCTTGAGGGAAAACCACCCACTTGTAATATATTTAGGGACCAG TATGCTTTCAATTTGTTCTCCCACAATGCATCTGTTCTTTCAAATGGATACAATGAAGAGGAAATGAAATTAGTAAAAGAAACCAGGAAAATATGG AGTGATGCAAATGTTAAAGTTACTGCCACTTGTATACGAGTTCCTGTCATGCGTGCACACGCCGAGAGTATAAATCTTCAATTTGAGAATCCCCTTGATGAG AATACAGCCAGAGAAATTCTGAAAAATGCTCCTGGAGTGGTCATCATTGACGACCGGAAAGCCAACCAGTTTCCTACGCCCTTGAAAGTATCAAACAAAGATGACATTGCAGTTGGAAGGATTAGACAGGATGTTTCACTTGATGGAAATAAAGG GTTGGACATCTTCATCTGTGGGGATCAAATTCGCAAGGGTGCAGCCCTTAATGCAGTTCAGATCGCCGAGTTGTTACTTTAA